ATGACCCATCTTTAAGTACTGCAAAGACCATCGAGAATGGACTATTAATACCGACTATTTGCCTTATGCCGGAGGTAAACATGTGTTCTGCAAAAGCCGTTATATCGTATAACTGAAAGCCGCCTTTTTCTTGTGAGTAATATAAGCTATTAATCTTATTACCGCTGCCTTCGACAAAAAAGATTGTTTTACCGATGATAACCGGTTTTATCGGTGATACCGGCACATCCAGCTCTTTATGGATTTTGATAAACTCGCCTTTAGCTCGATCCCCTTCTTTTACTAAATATATGCCGTCTGTTGTCCCCAGCAATAACTCCGAAGAAAAAGGAATTGACCATAAAACATTATCAAAAGTAGCTGAAGAGAATGTTGCAGAGAAGGCTGTTAACGGATTACGTGCCTCTAGCAGCGTTTTATACGCCATACGGAAATCGCTAAAGTCGCCCTTATAGCTTGCCCAAATTGAGTGAATATTTTTATTAACCCCAAAACACCATAAGCGATTCTCAAATGTTACTAGGTGAGTGGCATATATTTGTGCTTGCTGTTGTTCATAGATATTAGCGGCACTTTGGGTATGCAGTTTTTTTAGCTCATCGTTTATTTTATCAATTTCAGCATTATATATTACTTCGTTAAACGGTTTTTGTATTGCTTGGTTATTTTGCTTATAATAATTCACATGACATTTTAGCGGTTCGATTATAAACATCTTATCTTTATCGGGAAAATTTACTGCCGTTGCTAGAGATGATGAAACAGCACCGCTTGAAGATGATAGCTGTTGCTGCGTTCCTAAATGAGCGTAAAACTTTTCAACAATTGCTGGATCGACTGAGAATTTAAATATTGGTCTATTGATACCAAAACTTATATAGGCTATTCCTTGAAAGCAGCAATAGGAAAAATCCTTAATTCGAAAGGTAAAATTCTGTCCGTTATCTAGCAGCGTTTTACTAGTTAAAAACAGTTCACCGCCGACAAAAAACGAGCAAGTAGTTTTGTCTCGATGAGCCTCAAAAATCAGCAAATAAGATAACTTCCTTGAGAACATTATACTTATTATTTTCCGTGGTACATTATCCTTAAATAAATGTACAAACTGCGTACCGTGCCGGCGCATAATACCGCCTGAAGGTAACAGCATGAAGTTAATTAATTTCTTCACGCCGTTTTGATATAACCCAAGCTCGGTGCGTCCTTCAATAGTCGGCGTTAGCTCACCGCCTGAAAAGTTATTTTTTTGTGAATAGATGAATTGTTCCGGCATAAAAGTTATTTATCAGTTACGCAAATAAGAATATTGATAGTTTGAAATTATCCATGAAATACGGTTTTATATTTCACCGGAATTGATTAAATTGTAACCGATAGAGTGGATGCGCCTCGCTTCCTCAAGCCTGATTAAATATTGTCTTTTTAAGCCGTCGGCAAATAAACTATCTGAATACATGGCAAAAGCTACTTGCGAGGCAAGTCCTAAACTACAAAGTAATTTGAAGCTTTGCGGTATCTGACGCCAAGCCGTTTTATCATTATCAAGTAAATATTCTATGCTCTGCTGCGAGTAATAAAAAATCGATGTTAACTTACCGCCTTTAAAATATACTCTTCCACTCTCAATATAAAACTCTAAGTTAGAGGGAACTATAACTGCTACTTTTACACAGTCATTTATCCCCGGTATCGGCTTAAAGCTACTTTCTTCACCTTCAATATTATCAATACGCTTTAATGCAAATCCCCATTTAACCGACAAGACATTTTCTTCAATTGCAGCTTCGACAAATTCCTCGCAAAGATTCTCGGCTTTATTAGCAGCATTGCCGCCGGAAATATTACCCTGAATATTACTATTTGAACCTAACAATACTAATGCTTTGCGGATTATTTCTTCTTTCATAGCTTACAAATTTTACTTTAATAATAACGGCTCCAATGCATCAACTACAATATTTGCCGTATTATCGACATTACGACATTGCGCTCCAATCATCTGCCGTGGGACGATACTTGCATGCACTGCACCGTTAAAATGCGCATCATCTGCTGCTGCCTGCCAATGTTCTCCCGTATGTCCTGCAACATCAGCCGGCTCTAAGCATTTAATGCAAACTATTTGTCCCTCTTCCGTACGAGTAGCCCCAAAGCTTTCGGAATAGTATAAACTCGGTGCATAGTGATATTGCACTAACCTATCTATTTGCCGCTCAACTGAACCGGTAACACTACCGAATCTTATAGAACTTTCCGTAAAGGCATAACAATCTCTTATGGAGTTGGTCGTACCTCTTATGCCTCCTAGCATCTCGGTAATGATAAAATTAAAGCCGACAAATGAGTTTATTTCCCCGCTTACTAAGGCTTTAACGCTGTTATAATCGTAGCTTGTTACTTGGCTATCTCGGAGTAAATTGCCGATTTGATGAGAGGAGCAAACTAAATAATATTTTTCATCTGCACCGAAACTGTGTTTTTTAAGTAATTGTTGAGTTTTAAGTAGTTTCTCGACTGTTAATCCGCCGGTTCGCATTGCTTCCTTGGCGTTTGCTCCTTGCTGCCCGTTATGAACCCCTGCTAAGCTATTTGCATGCAGTGCAAGCGTCGTATCAACCAGCTTAACACCGACCGGAATAACGTTATTTGCTACGTCAAAGTAAATAATATTTTGCCCCGTTCTACCGCCGTTAACAGGCGAGGCAAAGCTATTGATAATAATTTGATCTTGTTTCCTACCTATTGCCCAGCCTGCAAGTTTTGGGAATTTACTGGTCGGATCGCTAAGCAGATTAAGCTTATCGTTTCTATCCATGGCAGCCGTCCAATAATAGGCTTGCGCTGTTGCTTGGCGTCTAGTAATTCTTGGAGTTTTAAATTCGGTTAATTTTTCAAGTTTATTCTCATTACCGTCACCGGGTTCATGATAGCCTGCTGCCGTTCTATGTCTCGGCAAAGCTTCGTGAGTGTGCATCGTTTCAAATTGGATGACTTCCGTCTCTTGAGTTTCATTTGTAACGAACTTACGGAGTTTTGAGCCTTCTTGTTGAATAACGAGTCCGATATTGCGAGCGAATTGCTCTTTTAGACCATCGGTAATTTGTTCCATGTTTGTAACCTCTTAAAATTGTTAAACCTAAATAATTAAATATCCGGATATTAAAATATCTTGATATTAATACGTTGATAATTATTTGTGGCTTCTTTTTAAAAGGTTACCGCTATGTTAGCGACCTTACGAGAAGTTATCACTCGTGATTTATCACTTCTTATTGTAAGCAATATCGTATAATTGCTCCATCTGATTCACTGCTTCAGTGTGACCGGTATGATTTTTATCTTTAAATTTTACCATAAAACCCTCATCGGATTCAAGTCTTTTAATCTCTTTTAATGCCGATTCCGCTCCTGTAATTATAGGCTTCTCTGTTCCTGTTATAAGTGAATCGGATTTTAACGTTTCGCCGACTTTAACGAGCAAGTCTACCAGGGCAGGAGAGTAGCTTGATTCTTCTATTAATCCCGCCAATTCTTTCGTTCCGAATTTAGACAAAGCCGCCTGCATCACCTGCATTTTACTATCAAAACCGTCATTATAATGCTTTTTTAACCAATCTATATTTGAACGGCGCAATCCCTCTATTTCTTCCTGCTGTTTTTTTTGTAGATCCATCGAGAAATTATACAAGCTGCCGAGCAGCTTCTCTCCCTGCCTTTTGCTCAGACCGCTTTGGTAAAACATCTCTTCATATTGCTTTAAATACTCTTCATCTTCCGTAGTTCTTTTATCAGTATATTTTTTATCTTCAGGCAAACCTAAACGAGCATAAAACTTATTCCATTCTTCATCAGCTGCATCATTCTTTGGAATAGCAACACGACTATTTAAGCCCTTCTCGGCTTCCAAATAGCTGCTTGCCAACGAGGAAACATCTTTAAACTTACTCAACGATTCTGCTTTTTGCAGATCTTCCGGCAAAGCCGACAACCATGACGTGCTGGCTGCTTCCAGGGTATTATCACTTTGTAATTCTTGCTGTTCTTCCATTTTTCTTATCCTTTATTACCTAAAGAAATTGTAACGGTATTTTCAACCTATTCTTATAATTAATTCTTGTAGGTTGAATCTTTTAGTATTATAATAAACATACGCTGTGACTACGTCGTTTCGTAGGTTTAGGTACTTACCTAACACAGCGTCATAAAAAAGAGCATAAGCCGTTAACTGCGTAGCGGGTAACGACCTCCTTATAGCTATTCAGGCTTTTCGTTCCTTAATTTCTCGATCTCTTCTATAGATAAACCGGTTGCTTTTGAAATCGTGTTTACATTTACTCCATCCACTAACAAGTTTCTGGCTACTTCTTCGATGCCTTTTTCTCTGCCTTCTTCTCTGCCTTTTTCTTCAGCAGAAACAATATAATCACGCTCCTTTAAGGTTTTGTTCATATAGTCTCGATAAGCTTTTAATTCTTTAGGAGTCATCTTAAGTATGCTAAGCTTCTCGGCTATTTTCTTCATGTAAGGTGATTTAAAATCTTCTCTTACTTCTGAATGTTTTGCCATATATAGCCATTCATCCATTTCATCTTTTACAACATCATCAAATAAAGGTACAGATATTACAAAATACTCCGGAAACAAATTATAATTGTCAAATATTCTGCCGCCCATGTCGGCTAAGTGCAAGTGCATAGGATGTTTGTGGTCAACCTCTCTAAAAACAGTTTTTCCGTGATATAACGGTACTTTCATATTGGCAAACGGAAAATATAATAAATTAATATGGAATACTTTTTTGATAGTAGAGTAGTCCTCGCTTTTAGAAATACTATCGACGATTAAACGGCTGCTGTTAAAACAAGCTTTATTAAGGAAAAGATTAGTATGTGAGCGATCTATTTCCACTATATATTTATGTCCTTGTTCGTCTTCAACTACGACGTCTGCTACACTAGACTTTAATGTTTCTTTTTCCTTATTACTTTCACTTTCAAGTACTGCTGTTATTTTTACTGCACTATATCCTGCATCTTTAAGAATAATCGAAATAAACCCCTCAACTATGTCATAATCGCCTTTATTTCTTAATAAATTTTTAATAGCGTAATCAAAACTGACTATATTACTCATAAATTTCCTTCCATATTGTTAATGTTATTTTCCAGCTGCGAACAGATATATAAAAACAACGATCTTTGTCCTTCTAAATAAGCCGTGTGCCTATCATTATCGGCTATAAAGTTGCTTCTATACATGCCGCTCATATTTGCCAGATCTTCTAAGATCATTTTACCATCATTTGAGGTAAAAATTCTACTATAAATTTGTGTTAAATCTTTTGCCTTTTGAATTACTATATTTATATCAGAATTAATTTGCTCGCTTTGAGAGTTATTTGTTTCAATTAGAATTTTCATAATCTACTTATATTTTAAATTAAATCAATCTATTTTTTATTGTATCGGTAATTGCGATTGCTGAGCTTGCATTTGCTGTACCTGAGCCATTTTCCGTTGCTGTCTGATTTGCATTACTTCTTTGTCGGGTCTAAGGATCGATTGCGGTATCCCTCTATGTTCGGCAAGTAGTTTAAAACATAAATCCCAGTTGATATTGTCGTAAATCTCCGGGCAGAAATTACTAATACCGCTACGTTGGAAGAATCCTATTACTTGCTCAATACTATTAACTGCCGATGATTTTTGCGCTCTGGTTAAAGGTGAGACATAACTAACTTCAATGTCGGGTAGAGCATTTATTCCTTCTAATATCGGTAATTTGTTATACTTGGCTAAGATTCCGTAAATAGCTCTAATTAGCGGATTTAAAAACTCCGTTTCAATTCTGCCGACCATCGGCGACATCATCCGCATTTGCTCCTCATTTCTTATTTGCACCTCGGTTGCCGTCATTTCTTTATTTTCTTTCTGCATGCGAAATATATCAATATAAGAAGCCTTAAATATCGCATCTCGGCATTTATCTTGTTGCAGCTCCGTACACATAGGATTTTCCACTCTATTTAGCGGGCTTATCTTGTCAAGCGTGCCGTTGCGAAAAAAATTACTCGCTCCCGGCGTATCACGAAGCGGCAAGTGATAGCCGTCCTTCGGTATTAACCAAGAAGGTTGCTCCTGTTTTTGTACAACTTGTATGCCGGTTTTTCTAAAGGAATTTAACAGCTTAATATCCGGTAAAACGTGATGAGCAGGCGCATAGCCGTATACTTCACCTTCCTCCTTAATCCACCTGGTGACGAAAAACGGAAAGTAGGAATAACCGGACTCGGAGATAATTTTTTGCTCAGCTAAATAAATATATTCCGAGCTATAGCCGTGCTGATTGGTTTTACGATTAGTTTTGCTCTTTTCATTGGCAGGAGCTACGATATGTAATATCTCTATTTGTTCATCGGGGTCTTTTAGTAGCTTCTCTTTAAACGGCGCAAAGTCAGACCATTTGTTTGCCGCCGTCTTGACGTTCACCGTAAAAAGTCGATACATCGAATTAACAAAGCCGTATTTATCTTCTTCAAAATAACATTCTTTTAGACTAATATTGCGAAAAAACAGCCCTGACCGCAAATCCGGCTCTTCTTCGACATAAAATATACTAGTGCCAAATGCAGCAAGATTTAAAAAAAACTCGTGTATTTGATTATAAAAATTCGATCCCGGATTATTAAAAATATTTAAGATAGTGTTTTCTATCGTCTCCAACCATAATTTAACTTCCGGTAGCTCGTTTAATGGTTGTTCATCCTCGCTACCTTCTTGCTCTAACAAATTAATATTAAACCATTTAATAGCTCGATTAACCATTAAACTTTGCAAGCCTGAAGCTAATTGCTCCCTTGACCAAATAGAGGTTGAATCAAATATTTCCTTATTGCCGGTGGTTTGCGGACAGACATATTTTTTTAATTCGTCCCACACGGCGTTCCATTTCTCTCGTTTGGTCTTTAGCGTCTCAAAATATTCTATTTTATTACTTAATTCATCACGCATAACTATTTACTCTTTGGGAATAGGGATAATTTGTATTTGCTCTTAAATAAGGTGTTCCTAAACTTCTCGATACTTTTTTAAGTTTCTTCAAAAAATTCATATCATATAATACTTCCGAGCTGTATTTTTTGCCGTCTGCCGAAGTCATTTGCGGTAGCCCTAAACTTAAAGACTCAATATCTCCGAGCGAGGCAATTTTACCTAACGACTCCCCAAGCTGCGGCAAATCCTGTAATTTCGGTATTGTCGGCATATTAAAATGCGATAGCGATTGTTTTAAGCCGCCAAGCTCCGGAATTGCGGTTTTGTTACCGAATAAATCCTGCTGCCGTGAGAAAGGCGTATTACCGTATCCTCTTGCTCCTCTCTCAAACGTTGCTCTCTCAAGTCCTCCAAGACTTTTGCCTTTATTCATCATATTCATATAATGACCGATACCGAGTAAAGGTGCGGCATATTGTAACCCCGTTCCGAGTGACCCAAGCATAGAAGCACCGAAAGACCCGGATGTAGCAGCTGCACCTGCCGTAGCTCCGGTTGTTGCTGCTGCTCCGGTCGCACTACCCGCGGCAGCGGCAGGAGCAAGATACATACCTGCACCGAATGTTAAAGCTGCAAGTGCTGCTCCTTGCGTCAAACCCGTTAGCCTGTTAGCTTTTTTAAGTTTATTTGCCCGAAAACCTACCGCATTTCCCAAATTATCTAAATGTGCTTGGGCGCTATTGCTGTAATTATCTAACTGACTATTTAGGTTTTCAGTCTGTGATTTATGGCTGTTATATTCATTTTCTAATCTTTGTTGTTCATTCTGATAATTGCGGATAACATTCTCTAGTGTACTGCGAGCATTATTAAAATTGCCGGTATCTTGTAATAGCCTATTTTGTTGCGAGCTATAGGAGGACAACCTATTTTCTAAATTAGCTTTTTCACTCTCAAGCCCCGTATGCTCTTTGGTTATGGCGTCCATCTGCTGCCTTATGTTATTCTCTGCTTGCTCTCGCTGCTTCTTTAAATTATCCACGCTAGCGTGATATTTATTTATCTCGCCGCCGGCTTCTTCTTCGGTTAAACCTCTAAGCCTATCCTTTTGCTGTAAAACCGACTCGAACATTGATTGGAAATTACCCGGCAGCTTCTGCATTTCGCTTATTTTACCGGCAAGCGACGGAGCTTTACTTTTAAAAGCTTCAAAGGCTGCCTGCAATTCGTTTGCTTCCGATCCTAAACTTGTTTTTTGCTGCTCTAGATTCTGCAATCCCCTTTGATACTGCTCCACCTGATTTTGTAAGCGTCCGCTACTTTGTCCATGTTGATATTTCTGTTGTTCGATACTTTGCAATCTCTGTGCCGATTCGTATAATTGGTTGCTTAAATTATCAATAGCCGTTTGTGCTTCCGAGGCATAGCTGTTATATTCATTTAAGGCATTGTTATAATGGAATTTTTGCCTCTCGGTTTCTCTACCGGTTAAGTACTTGCCGCCCGGTACGTATTTACTTATCGCTCCGGTAATTGCCTTAAACGGCTTTTTAAATAATCCTCCCATTTTTTTAATCCCTTTTATTTATTATTTTTTATCTTTCTAAAGCGTTATAATCACTAATAACTTTATTATAGCGTAAATAATTAATATTAAAGCTTTCCTGCTGCGTGCCGGTTTTAGCATCCATTGCCAGATAACAAAAACTCTCTACTATATCGGTACATCTAGTCGAGCTTGAATGAGTACCACGCTTACTCGCATCAAACTCATATAAGCCGTTTAACCCTTCTCGGCATTTTCTCTCGTCTATTCGTAAATAGCTCGCCGTAAGTAAATTACGGGCTTTGTTTATCATTTCTTCCCGTAAGTATTTTCGTCCTAGCTCAAAAGGTACAAAGCCTAGCTTTTCCGCTATCTCGTTTGCTTGTTGTAATCGTGTATCCAAGGTCGGCATTTGACGCCTAGCCATATCATGAGGCAGCACATTTCTTCCATAAATATAGGGGCGAAGCCTTAAATGATTTAAATAAAACTCTAAGCCTTTGCCTCTGTTAATATAGAAATCTATAATATCCAGCCCCTTTTTCTTTTCCTGTACAAACCAAATACTAGTGTAATCAACTATGCCGATATCCCAATAAGTATTCACCTTGTAAGCCGGATCGTAAGGCAGCTGAGTTATGCGTCCTTCCGCTTCGGCAAGTCTTAACTGCTCGACAAACGTACCGCCTTGATCGGCGCGTTTGTAACGATAGGCTTCAAAGTCGCAATAAAATTCTCGGCGGATTTCTTCAGTTGTCATGTCTACTGATTTAAGGCTTGCAACCGCCACTAAAGGCTTGCTATCATGATCCGTAGTATCTTCAATGGTTTTTATTTCGCAAAATGCCGTTTTATCGTCTTTATATTTTAAATATAACTCTTCGCCGTGTATTAATTTTGGATCATCGGCAGGCGTATATAAATAAAGCAGCCACGAATTATTGCGTATTACCATCGGCTCTATTACCGAACTCATCGCCCTTGGGTCGTGATAAGAATATTCGGAAATCACTGCTCCTTTAATACCGCTTCCTCTAATACTACTATAGCGATCACTACCGACAAACTGAATTACCGAACCGTTTTTAAATACTATTCGCTGCTTATATTGCTGTGATTTAGCAATAGCTGCCTCCGGAATAAAAGACATATAAGGGCGCCCCTCTAAAGTCATACCCTGCCATATCGCCTTTTTAGCTTGTTCATAGGTTGGATATACATACCAGTACAGCCCAACTTCACGTAGTGCGGCTGCCGTAATCCAGTTAATACCCATTATGTCTTTACCTGATCTTCTATGCCATACCGCTATTGCTATCTTGCCGCCATTATACAGATAACGCCACAAAGGTAATTGAAACGGATAAGGTGACCAATTAACAGGGAATTTTATAGTTTTTTGTTTACTTGTTTTGTTATTACTAGTTATTTGCTTCTTCTTCATTTTCTGCTTCTGCTCTATAAGCTTCTATCTCAAAAATATCCATGTCATTTGAATTTATCTGCATATTATCCGGTTTTTTAATTTCGCTAACGTTTTTGATATTAGTTTGATATTTCGGTGAATTAGCCTTTAAATACTCCAGCAAACTCCTAGAACAATATTTTTTCTTACGTGCTATGCATTCACCTTGTTCGTTATAAGTTAATTCCTCATAGCCGTTAATAGCCCGATCATAGAGTACGGCTTCAGCTCTTTCGGATGCGTATCTAAGCGCAAGACTGACGCATTTAGTTAAATATTTGTCATCATGAATTAGTTTGTGTAAATGTATAGGAGATCCTACTATTACCTTCTTAGCAGCAAGACCGATATTGCCTATTTCGCATAGCTCTTGCAGAAAAATAACAATATTATCCCGGGAGCCGAATTTATCAATCGTGCTAGCTGCTATTTTATTTAAATGTTTATCAAATAATTTGTAATTTTTTGAGCTATAAATTTTAATCACAAAAATACCTCCAATCCCTGTATTATAGAGGCTTTTACCATGGATTACAAATGGAAGAGATCATAAAATATATCTTAATCATTGTTAAGCTTTTCTATTTATATGATAAAATACTCATATAAGATTATTATTTAGAATTTAAAAGAAGCTATACTTGCATCATACATTAAATATTAATAAAAAGTTATTGAGTAATATATCAAACTTGATATATTACCTATATGAAAAAATGGACTATAGAATTTATAAATAAAGTTGCAGAAAAAGAAGTAAAGAAGCTTACTTACGATCTGCAAGCCGATTTTTTATATGTATGCGAATTGCTTATTGAATTTAGCCCACATAATGTAGGGATGCCACATACAAGAAATATAGAAGGCAAATTTTGGGAATTAAGGTTACGTGGTAAAGATAATATAGCAAGATCAATATATTATTTAGCTATAGATAAGAAAATAGTTATATTGCACACATTTATCAAAAAAACGGAAAAAACCCCTAAAGCTGCCATTTTAATAGCTAAAACTAGATTAAAGGAAGGTTGTTATGAAAAACTTTGAGGAATTTAAAAAAGAGTTATTATTGAACCCTAAAGTAGCAAAAGCTTATGAAGAACGGAAAATAGAATTTGAGATAGCAGAAACTTTAATAAGAGCACGTATTGCCTCTCATATGACTCAAAACGATGTTGCTAAAAAAATGTCTACTTCTCAAGCTCAAATAGCAAGAATGGAAAGCGGACATCATATCCCTAATTTTCTAAGTA
This genomic window from Rickettsia endosymbiont of Ceutorhynchus obstrictus contains:
- a CDS encoding phage capsid protein, which gives rise to MEQITDGLKEQFARNIGLVIQQEGSKLRKFVTNETQETEVIQFETMHTHEALPRHRTAAGYHEPGDGNENKLEKLTEFKTPRITRRQATAQAYYWTAAMDRNDKLNLLSDPTSKFPKLAGWAIGRKQDQIIINSFASPVNGGRTGQNIIYFDVANNVIPVGVKLVDTTLALHANSLAGVHNGQQGANAKEAMRTGGLTVEKLLKTQQLLKKHSFGADEKYYLVCSSHQIGNLLRDSQVTSYDYNSVKALVSGEINSFVGFNFIITEMLGGIRGTTNSIRDCYAFTESSIRFGSVTGSVERQIDRLVQYHYAPSLYYSESFGATRTEEGQIVCIKCLEPADVAGHTGEHWQAAADDAHFNGAVHASIVPRQMIGAQCRNVDNTANIVVDALEPLLLK
- a CDS encoding PD-(D/E)XK nuclease family transposase, with translation MSNIVSFDYAIKNLLRNKGDYDIVEGFISIILKDAGYSAVKITAVLESESNKEKETLKSSVADVVVEDEQGHKYIVEIDRSHTNLFLNKACFNSSRLIVDSISKSEDYSTIKKVFHINLLYFPFANMKVPLYHGKTVFREVDHKHPMHLHLADMGGRIFDNYNLFPEYFVISVPLFDDVVKDEMDEWLYMAKHSEVREDFKSPYMKKIAEKLSILKMTPKELKAYRDYMNKTLKERDYIVSAEEKGREEGREKGIEEVARNLLVDGVNVNTISKATGLSIEEIEKLRNEKPE
- a CDS encoding portal protein — encoded protein: MRDELSNKIEYFETLKTKREKWNAVWDELKKYVCPQTTGNKEIFDSTSIWSREQLASGLQSLMVNRAIKWFNINLLEQEGSEDEQPLNELPEVKLWLETIENTILNIFNNPGSNFYNQIHEFFLNLAAFGTSIFYVEEEPDLRSGLFFRNISLKECYFEEDKYGFVNSMYRLFTVNVKTAANKWSDFAPFKEKLLKDPDEQIEILHIVAPANEKSKTNRKTNQHGYSSEYIYLAEQKIISESGYSYFPFFVTRWIKEEGEVYGYAPAHHVLPDIKLLNSFRKTGIQVVQKQEQPSWLIPKDGYHLPLRDTPGASNFFRNGTLDKISPLNRVENPMCTELQQDKCRDAIFKASYIDIFRMQKENKEMTATEVQIRNEEQMRMMSPMVGRIETEFLNPLIRAIYGILAKYNKLPILEGINALPDIEVSYVSPLTRAQKSSAVNSIEQVIGFFQRSGISNFCPEIYDNINWDLCFKLLAEHRGIPQSILRPDKEVMQIRQQRKMAQVQQMQAQQSQLPIQ
- a CDS encoding type II toxin-antitoxin system RelE/ParE family toxin, translated to MKKWTIEFINKVAEKEVKKLTYDLQADFLYVCELLIEFSPHNVGMPHTRNIEGKFWELRLRGKDNIARSIYYLAIDKKIVILHTFIKKTEKTPKAAILIAKTRLKEGCYEKL
- a CDS encoding helix-turn-helix transcriptional regulator codes for the protein MKNFEEFKKELLLNPKVAKAYEERKIEFEIAETLIRARIASHMTQNDVAKKMSTSQAQIARMESGHHIPNFLSIQRYAKAVKQKINVLITP